From Polaribacter butkevichii, a single genomic window includes:
- a CDS encoding RagB/SusD family nutrient uptake outer membrane protein: MKNIYKNIIVCFSFMALLTSCETELDLSNPTALSLEELLQTDDGFIALSNGVLDAYQKIPANEFLLTELRSDNVRANSENGNFPAISAYNVDPNNGDVATYYSNNMHAIKHANTIIDNRFLAPESQQYTVGEAYFMRALCHFNLVRAYQNVPFIDKVLDITSEEALDYPQLPEAEVYEKIINDFKTSIAYLNDAPRNRYRPSKGAAICLAAKAYLSQPNPNYSEAELLLASVVENNGTYGYNLLYTERSNAADFDGNTDVLTDQEYYANLIIDYGHVFGNQISDGYTDGVLDGSWSNNAGFEINNEVIFSIAYDLVSSDNYVTSDSGLNDQVETDSESHSFAMTLQGPSNGVNIATLDFLEVMNPELQPVRFYASIDALSYDPTNITNDTFNAKFPTDGEIGDNDWIVLRYADVLLLYAEAIMGNNDSTTDSRAIEAFNEVRFRAGLEEVANLTKQQLLDERRVEFVYENQRLYDLVRFGVADEVLTKFSTENSLNYTSPKKYLPFPQREIDNLPNFYSQNSGY, translated from the coding sequence ATGAAAAATATATATAAAAATATAATAGTTTGTTTTTCTTTTATGGCTTTGCTAACAAGCTGTGAAACAGAACTAGACCTTAGTAACCCTACGGCGCTTTCTCTAGAAGAATTACTGCAAACTGATGATGGTTTTATAGCATTGTCTAACGGAGTTTTAGATGCTTATCAAAAAATTCCTGCAAATGAATTCTTATTAACAGAGTTAAGATCAGATAATGTAAGAGCAAATTCAGAAAACGGAAATTTCCCTGCAATTAGTGCTTATAATGTAGATCCAAATAATGGAGATGTTGCAACATATTATTCTAATAATATGCATGCCATTAAACATGCAAATACTATTATCGATAACCGATTTTTGGCTCCAGAAAGTCAGCAATATACTGTTGGTGAGGCTTATTTTATGAGAGCTTTATGTCATTTTAATTTAGTAAGAGCGTACCAAAACGTACCTTTTATAGACAAGGTTTTAGATATTACAAGTGAAGAAGCATTAGATTATCCTCAATTGCCTGAGGCAGAGGTTTATGAAAAAATTATAAATGATTTTAAAACTTCTATAGCTTATTTAAACGATGCGCCTAGAAATAGATATAGACCCTCTAAAGGAGCAGCAATTTGTTTAGCAGCTAAAGCATATTTAAGTCAACCGAATCCAAATTATTCTGAAGCAGAGCTTTTATTAGCATCTGTTGTAGAAAACAATGGTACTTATGGATATAATTTATTGTATACAGAGCGAAGTAATGCTGCAGATTTTGATGGTAACACAGATGTTTTAACGGATCAAGAATATTACGCAAACCTAATTATAGATTATGGTCATGTATTCGGAAATCAAATTTCTGATGGATACACAGACGGAGTATTAGATGGATCTTGGTCTAACAATGCAGGATTTGAAATTAATAACGAAGTAATATTTTCTATCGCTTATGACTTAGTAAGTAGTGATAATTATGTAACTAGTGATAGTGGTTTAAATGACCAAGTGGAAACAGATTCTGAATCACATAGTTTTGCTATGACTTTGCAAGGACCATCTAACGGTGTAAATATTGCAACTTTAGATTTCTTAGAGGTTATGAATCCAGAATTACAACCCGTAAGATTTTATGCAAGTATTGATGCTTTATCTTATGACCCTACAAACATTACAAATGATACTTTTAATGCTAAATTTCCTACAGACGGAGAAATAGGAGACAATGATTGGATTGTTTTAAGATATGCAGATGTGTTGTTGTTATATGCGGAAGCAATAATGGGAAACAATGATAGTACTACAGATTCTAGAGCAATTGAAGCTTTTAATGAAGTTAGATTTAGAGCAGGTTTAGAAGAAGTTGCCAACTTAACAAAACAACAGTTGTTAGATGAAAGAAGGGTTGAATTTGTATATGAAAATCAACGTTTATATGATTTGGTAAGGTTTGGTGTTGCTGATGAGGTTTTAACAAAATTTTCTACAGAAAACAGTTTAAACTATACAAGTCCAAAAAAATACCTTCCATTTCCTCAAAGAGAAATAGACAATTTACCTAATTTTTATTCACAGAATAGTGGATACTAA
- a CDS encoding cupin domain-containing protein, whose product MNRFSDKYVISKELEWEELGGGVSRKFLGYDNQIMMVSVKFDKGALGAPHQHFHTQATYCVSGKFEFEIDGEKKIVEAGDGVYIEPNLLHSAVCLEAGQLIDTFSPVREDFLTGEGPSYFGDKA is encoded by the coding sequence ATGAATAGATTCAGTGACAAATATGTTATTTCAAAAGAATTAGAATGGGAAGAACTTGGAGGTGGAGTATCAAGAAAATTCTTAGGTTACGATAATCAAATTATGATGGTAAGTGTAAAATTTGATAAAGGAGCATTAGGTGCACCACATCAACATTTTCATACGCAAGCTACTTACTGTGTATCTGGTAAATTCGAATTTGAAATTGATGGAGAAAAGAAAATTGTAGAAGCAGGAGATGGTGTTTACATAGAGCCTAATTTATTGCACAGTGCAGTTTGTTTAGAAGCAGGACAATTAATAGATACATTTAGTCCGGTAAGAGAAGATTTCTTAACAGGTGAAGGCCCATCTTATTTTGGAGATAAGGCATAG
- a CDS encoding polysaccharide lyase family 7 protein gives MILKKTVLVFTFLSFFTLICCTSKDDAIEELPVKIEEEDNNEGDNLVNYADIDFSIWKVTLPVDEDNNGSPDEYKPDELINGKYRTIKAVQPYMYDDTTDASIVFYAFPLNATANSKYSRTELRELIKPSDSKVNWTLETGGTIVGKLKMLEVSKDKSSSSEYHRVIVMQIHGVISIEDMQKHGFSSNNGPPLIKMTWIDGDLWVYKKSLVNENTTGNNLLDVSSSTWTDEKYNMGTVGFNEFQFSIKATKGKIELQLNNENPYIYEDISLAKWPFQNYYKAGNYLNTTDSGAFSKLKYYSLSVSH, from the coding sequence ATGATTCTCAAAAAAACAGTTTTAGTTTTTACTTTCTTAAGTTTTTTTACACTGATTTGTTGTACTTCTAAAGATGATGCTATAGAAGAATTACCCGTTAAAATTGAAGAAGAAGATAATAATGAGGGAGACAATTTGGTAAATTATGCAGATATAGATTTTTCTATTTGGAAAGTAACTTTACCTGTAGATGAAGATAACAATGGTAGTCCGGATGAATATAAACCAGATGAATTAATAAATGGAAAATACAGAACTATAAAAGCTGTACAACCCTACATGTATGATGATACAACAGATGCTTCTATTGTTTTTTATGCATTTCCATTAAACGCTACAGCTAATAGTAAGTATTCTAGAACTGAATTAAGAGAGTTAATTAAGCCTTCTGACTCTAAAGTTAATTGGACTTTAGAAACTGGTGGAACTATAGTGGGGAAATTGAAAATGCTAGAAGTCTCTAAAGACAAATCATCTTCTAGTGAATATCATAGAGTAATTGTAATGCAAATTCATGGTGTTATTTCTATTGAAGATATGCAAAAACATGGTTTTTCATCAAATAATGGTCCACCTTTAATAAAAATGACCTGGATTGATGGAGATTTATGGGTTTATAAAAAATCTTTGGTAAACGAAAATACAACAGGAAATAATCTATTAGATGTATCTAGTAGTACTTGGACTGACGAAAAATACAATATGGGTACCGTAGGTTTTAATGAGTTTCAATTTAGTATTAAGGCAACTAAAGGAAAAATCGAATTACAACTAAACAATGAAAATCCTTATATTTATGAAGACATAAGTTTAGCCAAATGGCCTTTTCAAAATTATTACAAAGCAGGAAATTATCTGAATACAACAGATTCGGGTGCTTTTTCTAAATTAAAATATTATTCTTTATCAGTATCACATTAA
- a CDS encoding alginate lyase family protein — protein sequence MKLKQHILLNFALVIIVFTMFSCNKETTTVSDSKKATSTSNQHPNLILTAQGVKDIRAQLGTIPVFDNTLKAVKEEIDAEIALGIETPIPLDYSGGYTHVRHKRNMIVLQKAGVLYQILNDEKYAKYVKDMLMQYEAMYKTLPLHPKTRSYARGKLFWQCLNDANWLVYVSQAYDCVYNYLSEEERNKLETNLFKPFADHISVDSPQFYQRVHNHSTWGNAAVGMIGLVMNDAELIDRALYGIKDLKLDTKEKDDDGGFLNKNGKAGFLANIEEPFSPDGYYNEGPYYQRYAMYPFLVFAEGLHNVKPELKIFEYKEGVLLKSINALLNLSDADGDFFPLNDGQKGMSYYNDALVTAVDISYYFGKQDAGLLTIASEQNKVLLDDSGLAVALGIKNGKAKPFEKKSINLSDGPEGKQGGVAILRNEDIELVFKYASQGSSHGHYDKLSYSLYEKGDEVIQDYGLARFVNIEQKGGGNYLKENKTWAKQTIAHNTVTQNETSHYGGKYEVGSQNHPDLHYFSSDNKNVQASSAKVTNTYPGTDMQRTVAVIKDEDFEKPYVLDIMKVSSDKANQYDFPYYFLGQVLNTNFEYTIPKTLKPLGSKNGYQHLYLEGNGKSKESNAKFSWLNKGKFYTLSTISNAKDEILFTRIGANDPDFNLRREAAIMLRRKNTKNTLFVSTIEAHGSYSPVSESAINSKSNIKEIKVVLDTVDYTVISITTLKGNTKLFITANTNASKEAKHTLKINNKNFTWVGSYYYK from the coding sequence ATGAAATTAAAACAGCACATACTATTAAATTTTGCACTTGTAATCATTGTTTTTACAATGTTTTCATGCAATAAAGAAACAACGACTGTTTCAGATAGCAAAAAGGCTACTTCAACTTCAAACCAACATCCTAATTTAATTTTAACGGCACAAGGAGTTAAAGATATTAGAGCGCAATTAGGTACTATTCCTGTTTTTGATAATACATTAAAAGCGGTTAAAGAAGAAATAGACGCAGAAATTGCCTTGGGAATAGAGACTCCAATACCTTTAGATTATTCTGGTGGTTATACACATGTTCGTCATAAACGTAACATGATAGTATTACAGAAAGCAGGTGTTTTATATCAAATTTTAAATGACGAAAAATATGCAAAGTATGTAAAAGACATGTTAATGCAATATGAAGCGATGTATAAAACTTTACCATTGCACCCAAAAACAAGATCGTATGCAAGAGGTAAGTTGTTTTGGCAATGTTTAAACGATGCAAACTGGTTGGTTTATGTAAGTCAAGCTTATGATTGTGTGTATAATTATTTGTCAGAAGAAGAACGCAATAAATTAGAAACAAACTTATTTAAACCCTTTGCAGATCATATTTCTGTAGATAGTCCTCAGTTTTACCAAAGAGTTCACAATCATAGTACTTGGGGTAATGCAGCGGTTGGTATGATTGGTTTGGTTATGAATGATGCAGAATTAATTGATCGTGCTTTGTACGGAATTAAAGATTTAAAATTAGATACCAAAGAAAAAGATGATGATGGTGGTTTTTTAAATAAAAATGGTAAAGCAGGTTTTTTAGCAAATATAGAAGAACCTTTTTCTCCTGACGGATATTATAATGAAGGGCCTTATTATCAACGTTATGCTATGTATCCTTTTTTAGTTTTTGCAGAAGGTTTACATAACGTAAAGCCAGAGTTAAAGATTTTTGAATATAAAGAAGGAGTGCTTTTAAAATCGATTAATGCACTTTTAAATTTATCTGATGCAGATGGAGATTTTTTTCCATTGAATGATGGTCAAAAAGGGATGTCTTATTACAACGATGCTTTGGTTACTGCGGTAGATATTTCTTATTATTTTGGTAAACAAGATGCGGGTTTATTAACAATTGCATCAGAGCAAAATAAAGTTTTATTAGACGATTCTGGTTTAGCTGTGGCATTGGGAATAAAAAATGGAAAAGCAAAACCTTTCGAAAAAAAGTCTATTAATTTATCTGACGGACCAGAAGGTAAACAAGGTGGTGTAGCCATTTTAAGAAACGAAGATATTGAGCTTGTTTTTAAATATGCATCACAAGGTTCTAGTCATGGTCATTATGATAAATTATCATACTCATTATACGAAAAAGGAGATGAAGTTATTCAGGATTATGGTTTAGCTCGTTTTGTAAATATTGAACAAAAAGGTGGTGGAAATTATTTAAAAGAAAACAAAACTTGGGCAAAACAAACCATTGCGCATAATACTGTAACCCAAAATGAAACTTCTCATTATGGTGGTAAATATGAAGTAGGAAGTCAAAATCATCCAGACTTGCATTATTTTTCTTCGGATAACAAAAATGTACAAGCATCAAGTGCAAAAGTAACCAACACCTATCCTGGTACAGATATGCAAAGAACGGTAGCGGTTATTAAGGATGAAGATTTCGAAAAACCTTACGTATTAGATATTATGAAAGTAAGCTCTGATAAAGCAAATCAGTACGATTTTCCATATTATTTTTTAGGTCAGGTTTTAAATACTAATTTCGAGTATACCATACCAAAAACATTAAAACCTTTAGGGAGTAAAAATGGATATCAACATTTATATCTAGAAGGTAATGGTAAATCTAAAGAAAGCAACGCTAAATTCTCTTGGTTAAATAAAGGTAAGTTTTATACTTTATCAACTATTTCTAATGCTAAAGATGAAATACTTTTTACAAGAATTGGTGCTAATGACCCAGATTTTAATTTACGAAGAGAAGCTGCAATAATGCTAAGGAGAAAAAACACCAAAAACACACTTTTTGTATCAACAATAGAGGCGCATGGTAGTTATAGTCCTGTTTCAGAATCAGCAATTAACTCTAAAAGTAATATTAAAGAAATAAAAGTGGTTTTAGATACTGTAGACTATACTGTAATTTCTATTACAACTCTAAAAGGTAATACAAAACTATTTATAACAGCAAATACAAATGCTTCTAAAGAAGCAAAACATACTTTAAAAATCAACAACAAGAATTTTACTTGGGTAGGTTCTTATTATTACAAATAA
- a CDS encoding SusC/RagA family TonB-linked outer membrane protein, translating to MNLKITLVFIAMLLFSAVNFAQESVTVTGNVMSKTDSEPILGANIILVGTIKGTSTDFDGNYKISVKPGDVIQFSYLGFKTKTVTFTNQKTINVALEEDSNILDEIVVVGYGNQKQKNVTSALTKVSGDDLQNQAVSRVEDALKGRVAGLRIQVVSSEAGGDPKITLRGPGSVTGSSSPLIVVDGVILGTDSDILGSIDNNNIESISVLKDASSVAIYGSRGANGVILVTLKKGIAGKTRFSYNTYIGYRYADNNDNFNTTIAQERSRLDGLQSTVDAISPNSINYSRIIGDYNTAYAELEAMDFIASLGGGERNLQDEVFDGGFTKSHSFAVRGGSELTSYSASLGYLEDEGIALTDNFNKYNVRVKIDSKSKNKKIKYGASIRVNYNDQKKLPARFTDPLRQMGHVPLYLNEEHLKYVTNFSTDVGVSTDAGKLFENLGVGSYGFSRAFDHVFTVDPNNPRAIARDPNTGLPTVSPLTSGGLTLSTTKNVHPLVHFLERSRTKKKLSLNASSYIEFELADDLHFKQTVSGVFRHNKSNEADYLYGQENRDQEAYRLERRDELNQYTFESLLRYKKTIGKHNFSPVIGFEYMQSDNYRQESEAVGYTNDFNNNIAVADGGTTYTDNASEKLVSYFGRLDYNYDEKYLFQLSVRSDASTRFGPNSRTGFFPAASLGWVVTNEKFFPSNDIVSSLKIRASYGVSGSNQISSNIFESLYRFEEAFSTVSYNGSTGVKGITLANQILGWEKLKEFNPGIDVRFGRGGFLSLTADYYTRTSEDLLLFAPTSATYGTDNWLQNLGEVKNEGVELELSSRIISNENFRWSASGQFSLNRNTVESLGNNEQIISRIDQDTRPTEFIAKVGQPITSFYGWVYDKEIPLEWVDNPFNRFNNKYADVYVKDLNGDGVIDDDDRTELGSPYPDFEWGFNSDFTLYDFDFSFQVQGSHGAEVRVADLDQLYFESESAVNEVSNFPDKDMTVHRRFTDDHIQDASFVALRNLTIGYTLPESLSSKYNFDKLRFYLTGENLLFFTAKGYEGFNPEAAGQTSDNANTPLTAGYQRGDGPVVKTISAGINFQF from the coding sequence ATGAACTTAAAAATTACACTAGTATTTATTGCAATGCTTCTTTTTAGTGCGGTAAATTTTGCACAAGAAAGTGTTACAGTTACAGGTAATGTTATGTCTAAAACGGATAGTGAGCCCATTTTAGGAGCCAATATTATCCTTGTAGGAACTATAAAAGGAACAAGTACAGATTTTGATGGTAATTATAAAATTAGCGTTAAACCTGGAGATGTTATTCAGTTTTCTTACTTAGGTTTCAAAACTAAAACGGTAACTTTTACAAATCAAAAAACAATTAACGTAGCACTAGAAGAAGATTCTAATATTTTAGATGAAATTGTTGTGGTTGGTTACGGTAATCAAAAACAAAAAAATGTAACAAGTGCTTTAACAAAGGTTTCTGGAGACGATCTTCAAAACCAAGCAGTATCTCGTGTAGAGGATGCTCTTAAAGGTAGAGTTGCAGGTTTAAGAATTCAAGTAGTATCTTCAGAAGCAGGTGGAGATCCTAAAATTACTTTAAGAGGACCTGGTTCTGTTACTGGTTCATCTTCTCCTTTAATTGTGGTTGATGGTGTTATTTTAGGTACAGATTCTGATATTTTAGGTTCTATAGATAATAATAATATAGAGTCTATAAGTGTTTTAAAAGATGCTTCTTCTGTTGCTATTTACGGTTCTCGTGGTGCAAATGGGGTAATATTAGTAACCCTTAAAAAAGGGATAGCTGGTAAAACAAGATTCTCTTACAATACTTATATAGGGTATAGATATGCAGATAATAACGACAACTTTAATACAACCATCGCTCAAGAAAGATCTAGATTAGATGGTTTACAAAGTACAGTAGATGCAATTTCTCCAAACAGTATTAACTATAGTAGAATTATTGGCGATTATAATACAGCTTATGCAGAGTTAGAAGCTATGGATTTTATTGCATCATTAGGAGGTGGAGAAAGAAACCTACAAGACGAAGTTTTTGATGGTGGTTTTACAAAGAGTCATTCTTTTGCAGTAAGAGGTGGGTCTGAATTAACAAGTTATTCTGCTTCTTTAGGGTATTTAGAAGATGAAGGTATTGCACTAACAGATAATTTTAATAAATATAATGTTAGGGTAAAAATAGACAGTAAATCAAAAAATAAAAAAATTAAGTACGGGGCTAGTATTCGTGTAAATTATAACGATCAAAAAAAGTTACCAGCTAGATTTACAGATCCATTAAGACAAATGGGGCATGTGCCTTTATATTTAAATGAAGAGCATTTAAAATATGTAACTAATTTTTCTACCGATGTTGGTGTTTCTACTGATGCAGGAAAATTATTTGAAAACTTAGGTGTTGGTAGTTATGGTTTTTCTAGAGCTTTCGATCATGTTTTTACAGTAGATCCAAACAATCCTAGAGCAATTGCAAGAGATCCTAATACAGGTTTACCAACAGTTAGCCCTTTAACTTCTGGAGGTTTAACTTTGTCTACAACTAAAAACGTACACCCATTAGTACACTTTTTAGAAAGATCTAGAACCAAAAAGAAATTAAGCTTAAACGCGTCTTCTTATATAGAATTTGAATTGGCAGACGATCTTCATTTTAAACAAACGGTATCTGGAGTTTTTAGACATAATAAATCTAACGAAGCAGACTATTTATATGGTCAAGAAAATAGAGATCAAGAAGCTTATAGATTAGAAAGAAGAGATGAGTTAAATCAATATACATTTGAATCGCTTCTTAGATATAAGAAAACTATCGGAAAACATAACTTTAGTCCAGTTATTGGATTCGAATATATGCAGAGTGATAATTACAGACAAGAATCTGAAGCAGTAGGATATACCAACGACTTTAATAATAATATTGCAGTTGCAGATGGTGGTACTACTTATACCGATAACGCAAGCGAAAAACTTGTTTCGTATTTTGGAAGATTAGATTATAATTATGATGAAAAATACTTATTTCAACTATCGGTAAGAAGTGATGCAAGTACAAGATTTGGTCCAAATTCTAGAACAGGATTTTTTCCAGCAGCATCTTTAGGTTGGGTAGTAACTAACGAAAAGTTTTTTCCATCAAATGATATCGTTTCATCTCTTAAAATTAGAGCTAGTTATGGGGTTTCTGGATCGAATCAAATATCTAGTAATATTTTTGAATCTTTATACAGATTTGAAGAAGCATTTAGTACTGTTAGTTATAATGGTAGTACTGGTGTTAAGGGAATTACTTTGGCAAACCAAATTCTTGGTTGGGAAAAATTAAAAGAATTTAACCCAGGTATCGATGTTAGATTTGGTAGAGGAGGTTTCTTAAGCTTAACAGCAGATTATTATACAAGAACAAGTGAAGATTTATTATTATTTGCACCTACTTCTGCTACTTATGGTACAGATAACTGGTTGCAAAATCTTGGTGAGGTAAAAAATGAAGGTGTAGAGCTAGAATTAAGTTCTAGAATTATTTCTAATGAAAACTTTCGTTGGAGTGCATCTGGACAATTTTCTTTAAATAGAAATACCGTAGAAAGTTTAGGTAATAATGAGCAAATTATTTCTAGAATAGATCAAGATACAAGACCTACAGAGTTTATTGCTAAAGTTGGGCAACCAATTACTTCTTTTTATGGATGGGTATATGATAAAGAAATTCCGTTAGAATGGGTAGACAATCCTTTTAATAGATTTAACAATAAATATGCAGATGTATATGTAAAAGATTTAAATGGTGATGGTGTAATTGATGATGATGATAGAACAGAGTTAGGTAGTCCGTATCCAGATTTCGAATGGGGATTTAATTCTGATTTTACGTTATATGATTTTGATTTCTCTTTTCAAGTTCAAGGATCTCATGGTGCAGAAGTAAGAGTAGCAGATTTAGATCAATTATATTTTGAGAGTGAATCTGCAGTAAATGAAGTTTCTAATTTTCCGGATAAAGATATGACGGTTCATAGAAGATTTACAGATGATCACATACAAGATGCTTCTTTTGTAGCTTTAAGAAATTTAACAATAGGATATACTTTACCAGAATCATTATCTTCAAAATATAATTTTGATAAATTAAGATTTTATTTAACAGGAGAAAACTTATTATTCTTTACAGCTAAAGGATATGAAGGATTTAATCCAGAAGCAGCTGGTCAAACATCAGATAACGCAAATACTCCGTTAACCGCAGGTTATCAAAGAGGAGATGGTCCCGTGGTTAAAACAATTTCTGCAGGTATTAACTTTCAATTTTAA
- a CDS encoding chondroitinase-B domain-containing protein has translation MKKSFLIISLFLTLLSCKENVTNEIIVGNNSELIEATKNAKAGDVIVIKNGTYKNVEIEFIGDGTKEKPIVLKAETPGKVFIEGVSNLEIGGSYLQVSGLYFRKGYSPTKDAIAFRVTEHKVANYSKVTNCVILDYNQLQRDKDDLWVQFYGTHNELSNCYIAGKTNGGPTVRVDLKGNQSIRNYHKIINNHFGPRPRKGGARGESIQLGSSFTSMSPSNTTIANNLFEECNGEVEIISSKTNFNIIKNNVFYKSEGSVVTRHGNYATIDGNYFIGDGINKQFGGIRIVNTGHWIINNYFYNIIGENFRSPLAVMNGIPKSPLNRYNQVTDVVVAYNTYVNCKSPWQFGVGTNIAQAAVLPKSEIRSARALRTVVANNVIYNKTGDKNPIIEHDKADGVTFKNNIINNQGVDFDNAKRIQASKFELTKLSENIYIPQLESGLEIYDGFGFDTITEDLFGNSRTKSNSIGATIQGQLKDPLILDKTKYGANWYSNVIEVKEPTVIVVTTAKGDLEEKIAAANPGDIIALSAGKYTVDKSIVINKTITIQSKENEKAEIVFTGLENGPAFELNPYGVLNIKNIVLTGNGKQLLFASLKENMFNHFGLSVTGCEINNFNYVLKAYKQTFAETITFTNTLISNCENGIELSEETNDRGDYNTEYLTIENCNFINVQQNVIDYYRGGYDESTIGGNLLIANSTFTNCGSKEKNGMLLNHRGIVNVNITKNVFKNNKVKYVSILWGAKNNVESKNTLSNSGKIKTEENLVMKLMY, from the coding sequence ATGAAAAAATCATTTCTAATTATCAGTTTATTTTTAACACTTCTTTCTTGTAAAGAAAATGTTACAAATGAAATTATAGTAGGTAATAATTCAGAATTAATTGAAGCAACAAAAAATGCAAAAGCAGGTGATGTTATTGTTATTAAGAACGGCACCTACAAAAATGTAGAAATAGAGTTTATAGGTGATGGAACAAAAGAAAAGCCTATTGTTTTAAAAGCAGAAACACCAGGTAAAGTTTTTATAGAAGGGGTTTCTAATTTAGAAATTGGTGGTTCTTACCTGCAAGTAAGCGGACTTTATTTTAGAAAAGGGTATTCGCCAACAAAAGACGCTATTGCTTTTAGAGTAACAGAACATAAAGTAGCAAATTATAGTAAAGTTACTAATTGTGTAATTTTAGATTATAACCAATTACAGAGAGATAAAGATGATTTATGGGTTCAGTTTTATGGTACACACAACGAATTAAGTAATTGTTATATTGCTGGTAAAACAAACGGAGGACCAACAGTAAGAGTAGATTTAAAAGGAAACCAAAGTATTAGAAATTACCACAAAATTATAAATAATCATTTTGGGCCAAGACCAAGAAAAGGTGGAGCTAGAGGAGAATCTATACAATTAGGAAGTAGTTTTACATCTATGTCTCCAAGTAACACAACGATTGCAAATAATTTATTTGAAGAATGTAATGGTGAAGTTGAAATTATTTCTAGTAAAACAAATTTTAATATCATTAAAAACAATGTCTTCTATAAAAGTGAGGGTTCTGTAGTTACTCGTCATGGTAATTATGCTACCATTGATGGTAATTATTTTATTGGTGACGGTATTAATAAACAATTTGGTGGAATTAGAATTGTAAACACAGGTCACTGGATTATCAATAACTATTTTTATAATATTATTGGAGAAAATTTTAGAAGTCCGTTAGCCGTTATGAACGGAATTCCTAAATCTCCATTAAACAGATACAATCAAGTAACAGATGTTGTAGTGGCATATAATACTTATGTAAACTGTAAATCGCCTTGGCAATTTGGTGTTGGAACAAATATTGCACAAGCCGCAGTGTTGCCAAAATCAGAAATTCGTTCTGCAAGAGCATTAAGAACTGTTGTTGCAAATAATGTAATTTATAATAAAACAGGAGATAAAAACCCTATTATAGAACATGATAAAGCTGATGGTGTAACTTTTAAAAATAACATTATTAATAATCAGGGTGTAGATTTTGATAATGCTAAAAGAATACAAGCAAGTAAATTTGAGTTAACAAAATTAAGTGAAAACATCTACATTCCTCAATTAGAAAGTGGTTTAGAGATTTATGATGGGTTTGGTTTTGATACCATTACCGAAGATCTTTTTGGGAATTCTAGAACAAAATCAAATTCTATTGGAGCAACCATTCAAGGTCAGTTAAAAGACCCTTTAATTTTAGATAAAACAAAATATGGAGCAAACTGGTATTCTAATGTAATAGAAGTTAAAGAACCTACAGTTATTGTGGTTACAACTGCTAAAGGAGATTTAGAAGAAAAAATTGCAGCAGCAAATCCAGGAGATATTATAGCTTTAAGCGCAGGTAAATATACGGTTGATAAATCGATTGTAATTAATAAAACAATTACCATTCAATCTAAAGAAAATGAAAAAGCAGAAATTGTTTTTACAGGATTAGAGAACGGACCAGCATTTGAATTGAATCCTTATGGTGTTTTAAATATCAAAAACATTGTACTTACAGGAAATGGTAAACAATTACTTTTTGCAAGTTTAAAAGAAAACATGTTTAATCATTTTGGTTTAAGTGTAACCGGATGTGAAATTAATAACTTTAATTATGTTTTAAAAGCTTACAAACAAACATTTGCAGAAACAATTACTTTTACAAATACGTTAATTTCTAATTGTGAAAACGGAATTGAATTATCTGAAGAAACAAATGATAGAGGAGATTACAATACAGAATATTTAACTATTGAAAATTGCAACTTTATAAACGTACAGCAAAACGTCATAGATTATTATAGAGGTGGTTATGATGAGTCTACTATTGGTGGAAACTTATTAATAGCTAATAGTACTTTTACAAATTGTGGAAGCAAAGAAAAAAACGGTATGTTATTAAATCATAGAGGTATTGTAAATGTTAATATTACTAAAAATGTATTTAAAAATAATAAAGTTAAATATGTTTCTATTTTATGGGGAGCAAAAAATAATGTAGAATCTAAAAATACATTAAGTAATTCTGGTAAAATAAAAACTGAAGAAAATTTAGTAATGAAATTGATGTATTAA